Sequence from the Mycoplasma cottewii genome:
TTCAATCTCTCTTGTTGATATATCTTGGTTGAATTTTTTAGCATTTTCAAACATTCCGTCAATTTCATTTACACTACTTAAATCTCAAGTTGTAATATTTCCATTAAAATTTTCAGCATCTTTAAATGTAGCTATCATTTGAGTAACTTTTGAAGTATCTCATTTACTCAAATCTTGATTAAATTTTTTAGCACCTCTAAACATACCACTCATATTAGTTGCATTTGAAGTATCTCAATTTGATATGTCTTGATTAAATGATTCTGCATTAGAAAAAGTATGTAATAAACCTTTTACTTTTGAAGTGTTTCAACTAGATAAATCTTGATCAAATTTTTTTGCGTCTTGAAAAACAACAAAGCGTAGAACTTCAAAATCTGAAGTATCTCAATTTTCAATACCCTTAATTTCTTTGTTTTCATTTCCTTTAAAAACTTCATCTAGACCATTAATAAATCAAGGTAATTCTGTTGGAACTTCTTTAACAGTTTTTTCCATAGTTTGAGGACTGATAATGTAGTGTCTTTTATTGTTATCTGTTAAAACAGTAAATTTTCAACCCATATCAGTACAAATTGTTTTTTCTTTATTGTAAGTAGCTTTTTTGATAGTGGCATAAATTCACCAAACTGAAGAGTGATTGTTTCATTTTTATATTTAACATTAAACTTTTCATCATTTCCAATGGTTGTGTCTAATAAAGCTGGAAACTCAAATGAAACTTCATCTGCATCTTTTTGTCTTAATCTTTTATTTAATTCTTTAACCAAATTTCCAAAATAAATAGGACGAATTAATTTTCCAGAAAATCCTTCATTTCAAATCGAATTTACCATTTGTATATTTTCTTTTATTGTTAAAACTTTTACTTCAACATGACCACTATACATCTCAGATTTAACAACTTTTATAGTCACTTTGTCATTGTTTACACTTACTTGAAGATCTTCTTTTTTAAGATCTTTAATATCATTGTTTTTTAAAAAAGCATCTATGATAGTATCTGGGTTTTTATCTTCAAGTCCTTTAAGTTTTAGATTTAAATTTTGTATATTACTGATATCTATTTTATTAGTCTTATTTTTATTTTGGTTAACAACAGCTATAGTTGTAACTGTTGTCCCCCCCTAATAAAAGTAGTAATAAGGCAAGTAATGCTCATTTTTTTCTGCCTTTTTTCTCTTCTAAGTTCTTATTTATATCTTTTTGCACCTATAATCTCTCATATCTTTGTAGGTAAAATTATTGTAAAACTTTTAAAATGTATTTTCTATATCTAATTATTTAACTTGTTATACTATTATTAGTTTAGTTGAATTCAAAAACTAATCTTTGAGTATAATTTCCATTATAGTTGTTAAAATGATATAAAAATTATATAGAGATATAAAAAGGAGAAAGCATATGAAAATTGATGAAAAAGATTTAATAAATAATTATTTTCCAGAAGCTTTACAAGAAACTAAAAAACTTATCTCAATACCTTCTTTTCTAACAGAACCTAAAGAAAATGCACCATATGGTAAAGCAACAAAAGAGGTTTTAGAATATACTATCGATTTAGCTAATAGATTAGGTTTTAAAACTTTTAAAGATCCTCAAAACAGATATGGATTTTTAGATTATGGTGATGGTGAAAAAACTTTTGTTATTTTATGTCACTTAGATGTTGTCCCACCTGGTAATATTGATCAATGAATTACAAATCCATTCGAACCAATTGAAGAAGATGGAAAATTAATTGGTAGAGGTTCATTTGATGATAAAGGACCTACTATGATGAACTTATATGCATTGAAATATTTAAAAGATCAAAACTATAAGTCTGATAAATACAAAATAAGAATGATTTTCGGTCTTACTGAAGAAACAACATGAGAATCAATCCGTGCTTATATTGCTGATCATGGTGTTGGAGATGCTGGTTATGTTCCTGATGGTGAATTTCCTGTAGTTTATGCTGAAAAATGAATTGTAGATTTAAATATCAAAACTAAAGTAAAAACTGATATTGAAATCAAAGGTGGATCGGCATTTAATGTAATTTGTGACACTGTTAGTTATAAAGGTCCTAAAATAGAAGAAATCTCTAAATGATTAACTGAAAATGAAATACCTAACTCAGTAGTTAAGAAAAAATTAATAGTTCAAGGAAAAGCAGGACATGGTAGTTTACCTTGAGTTGGAGTTAATGCTGCAACTTGACTAGCAAAAGCAATGTATGAAAATGATGTTCATCACCCTATAACTGATTTTTTAGCAAAAGATGTTCATTTAGACTTTAGTTTATCAAATGTGTTTGGTGATATTACTGATGAAACCGGATCATTAACTCAAAATTTAGGATTAATAAATATTAAAAGTGGAACTTCAACAGCAAGTTTTAACTTTAGAGTTCCAGTGTTTACAGAACCAAAACAAATCTTTATACCAACATTAACTGATTATTTAGAAAATTTAAATATTTATACAGAAGTTGTAACAATTGAAGATAGTGTTTATGTTCCAAAAGAATCAGATTTAATTAAAAAAATAATGAAAGTATATCAAGAAGTTACTGATGATTTAGAATCTAAACCATTAGCTATTGGTGGTGGAACTTATGCTAAATCAATGCCGAATGTTGTTGCGTTTGGAGCTGAATTTGATATTGAAGAATCAACAATGCATGCATACAATGAATATGTACTAATTGATGATTTGAAAAAAATGTTAGAAATTTATACAAAAGCAATTGTATTATTAACTGAATAATAACAAGAACCGTAAGGTTCTTTTTTCATACTAAAAACTGCTATTTAAAATTTAAATTTTTAAAATCATAAAAAAATGGTAGAATTAAATAGTTGATATATTTTTTAAAATTAATCAATACAAAAATAAGGATTCATTTCCCTAGTGCTCAAATTTAATAAAAAGAGTGGGAAATGTTCGAATTATTTTGAAGAACTAACAAATATTAAAGAAAGGTATAAAAACATGGCAAAAGAAATTACAAGAGAAGAATTATCTGCAGCTGGTGTTCAATATGGTCACCAAACTAAAAGATGAAACCCTAAAATGGCTCCATTCATTTACGGAGTAAAAAATAAAAACCACATCATTGATTTAGAAAAAACTGTAAGTCAATTAGCAGTTGCTCAAAAATTATTAGAAAACTTAGGTTCAAAACAACAAAAAGTTTTATTTGTTGGAACAAAACGTTCAGGTAAAAACGCAGTTAAAGAAGCTGCTTTAAGAAGTGGAAACTTCTACATTAACAACAGATGATTAGGTGGAACTTTAACTAACTTAAAAACTATCTTAATCAGAATTAAAGCTTTATGAGAAATTGAAGAAGAAGAGAAAAAAGGACGTTTAGCTTTAAGACCAAAAAAAGAACAAATTAAAATCTTAAAAGAAAAAGCTAAATTAGAAAAAGCATTAGGTGGAATTAAACAAATGCACAAATTACCAGCTGCATTAGTTGTTGTTGATCCAAAAGGTGATGAAATCGCAGTTCACGAAGCAAGAAAATTAAACATTCCAGTTATCGCAATTTGTGACACAAACGCAGATCCAGATATGGTAACAATCGCAATTCCAGGAAACGATGATTTACAAGAATCAGTAAACATTATCGTTAATACTTTAGTTGAAGCTTACGCAGAAGGAGCACAAATCAAAATGACTCCTTCAGTATTAAAAACTGTTGCTCCAAAAAGAGAACCAAGAGTTGAAAGACAAGTAAAAGCTGAAGCTAACGCTGAAGTTAAAGTTGAAGCAGCTTCAACTGAAAAAGAAGCAAAATAATTAAATAAACATAAAGGAGAAAAAACATGGCAGTAGATGCAAAATTAATTAAAGAATTACGTGAAATCACTCAAGCAGGGATGATGGATTGTAAAAAAGCTTTAGAAGCTACAAATGGTGTTGTTGATGATGCTATTGTTTGATTAAGAGAAAACGGATTAGCTAAAGCAGCTAAAAAAACTGATCGTGTTGCCGCTGAAGGTGTTGCTTTTGCTAAAGAAAACGATAACAAAGCAGTTATTTTAGAAATCAACTCAGAAACTGACTTTGTTGCTAAAAACGAAAAATTCACTACACTAGTTAATCAAATAGCTGATTCTTTATTAAATTCAAATGCTAAAACACTTGAAGAAGGATTAGCAGTTGTTATGAACGATGGACAAACTATTGAACAAAGTTTAGTAGCAGCAACTGCAACAATTGGTGAAAAAATTGTTTTAAGAAGATTTTCATTAGTTGAAAAAGGTTCAAGCAAAATTGCTATTTACAACCACGCAAACAAACGTGTTTCTACATTATTAGTATTTAACGGAAACATCGAACAAGCTGATGCTTACAACGTTGCAATGCACGTTGCAGCTATGGCTCCAAAATACATTAACATGGCTCAAATTCCAGCTGAATTCAAAGAAGCAGAATTCCACATTATTAAAGAACAATCTAAAGAAGATCCTAAATTAGCTGGTAAACCAGAAAATGTTTTACAAAACATTTTAAACGGAAAATTATCAAAACGTTTAGCTGAAGTTAGTTTATTAGACCAAGCATTCGTTGTTGATGAAAGCTTTAAAGTTGGAGATTTCTTATCAAAAAACAAAACTGAATTAGTTGAAATGATTAGATACGAAGTTGGAGAAGGAATCGAAAAAGTTGTTGTTGACTTCGCAAAAGAAGTTGCAGCTCAATTAAACTAGGAGAAAAATTATGTTTGACAGCGAAAAATACTTATCAGTTATTTCTATATTCTTAGTTTGTTTTAGTTTAGTTATAACAGCAATTATTACTTATTATCTTTATAACTTTGTAAAACAAAAAGCAGTAGCTAGCAAATTAAGAAAAACTTTTCTTATAACTATATTTTCAATTATAGGTTTAGGATTTGTGTTTGCTTTAACAGGTACTATTGCATATCAAACATCTGATATGAATTCAACTGGAAAAACTTACAAGTATCTAATAGCTACAAATGTTATTTCATTCTCGTTATTATTATGTGCAATTGCAGTATTATTTATATTTGTTCACAACATTGCAATCAAATTAACAGAAGATTCTATTTGATATCTAGGTGAAAAGATCGAATACAAAAACATTGCTAAAATCATTATCGATCCATCAAATGGTAATTTATATATCAATTACAAAGTTTCTAGAACTTATAAAAGAATAAGATATATTTCAAATTGTAGTTTTAAAAAGTTAATCATAGATAATGCAAGCAAAATGAATGTAGAAATCATAAATGATGATGCAAACAAATACTTTGAAAAATTAACAGGAAAAAAATAATTAAAATAATTAGAAAATAGTAACCTCGGGTTGCTATTTTTTTATGTTCATTTTCCTCTCAAATCATGAAATATTTTTTATCAAAAAACCTAAAAATGAAAAAATTTACTATTTAGTGTAAAAATATTTACACGTTATTGTAAATTTTTACACAAACAATTAAAATATCTTTGAGGAGGATGAACAAATGGATAAGAAAATTCAAATATCAAACAGTGAATGATCTAAAAAATTTAAAATCAGAATCCAAAAAACAGGTTCATTCATGGCCGGGATGATAATGCCTTCAATAGGTATTTTATTAGCCTGAGGTCTATGAACTGCAATGTTCTTATATGATTTCAATAACGATAAAAAATTAGGTTGATTTAATGCTCCTATGTTAGGTAGATTAGTTGAACCTGGTATTAAATGACTTTTACCGATATTAATCGCTTTTAATGGAGGTAGATTAGTATACGGATTAAGAGGAGGTATGTTAGCTACATTTATAATTGTTTCTACAATAGTTGGAACTGATTATATTTATGCTAATTACATTTTCCAAAATGTAAATGGAAAACTTGAACACCCTGCTTCTCCAAACCAATTTATTGGTGCGATGATAGTAGGGCCACTATCAGCACTTATATTAAAAAGAGTTGAAAAACTTTATCTAGATAAAGTTAATTCAGGACTAGAAATGCTGGTTAAAAACTTTGGAATGGCATTAATGGCTATTATATTAGGATTAGCTACATTCTGAGGTTGAGGTTGAATAATGTGAGGTATCACATTTACAATGATAACTATTATCAAACTATTTGGAGATAACAAATGAGTTGCTCCATTATTAGGATTATTTACAGAACCGGTTAAAGTTTCTTTCTTAAATAATGCCTTAAATCACGGTGTTTTAGGACCAATCGGAATTAACGAAATAGCTCAACAACAAAGTCAAGGAATCGCGAACCCAAGAAGTATTTTCTTCTTATATGATCCAAACCCAGGACCAGGATTAGGATTATTGATAGCTTATATTATTTTTTCTAAAAAAGAAGATAGATATAATGCATCTGCAAGTTCATTAATTCATACAATCGGTGGAATTCATGAAGTGTACTTTGTATTCATTATTAAAAAACCTAAAATGGTTATTGCAACTATGTTAGGAGTAGTTTCTGCTCAATTCGTAACTTCATATCTAGGAGGTGGAACAATAGCAACCCCATCACCAGGAAGTTTAATTGCATTAATCGCTTTATCACCAGGAACTCAAGCAATACTAGTTAACTTATTAGCGTTTGTTGTAGGCACTTTAGTTGCATTTGGAATAAGTGTTTTACTATTGTTAAAAGATAGAAAAAATCTTAATTCAGAAAATGTTGGTCAAGAAATCAAAATCACTGATGAAGGAATTGTTTTCAACAACGAACAAAACATTAATTCAGTAAATTCAAACATTAAAAAAATTGTTGTAGCTTGCGAAGCTGGAATGGGATCTAGTGCAATGGCAGCTGGTCTTATTAGAAAATGAATAAACAGTAATGAGTATAAAATTGAAGTTACAAATATAGCTGTAAAAGATTTAAAAGATGATTACGATATAGTAATTACAATGCAAAATTTCAAAGACTTTGCAAAACAAAAAGCACCTAGTGCACATATTTATCCAGTACAACAATTTATTGGTAAAAATATTTATGATGATTTATTTAAGTTAATTGAGCAAAAAGGAGAAAAATAATGGAAAAAGTAGCAATTGTAGCAGGTGGTGCTAAAAGTTTAGGTAAATATCTAGCAACAGGTCTTCATAGCAATGGATATAAAGTGGTTGTTTTAGATATCGACAATAACAATTTAGACAAATTAAAAGCAGAAAATCCTTCAATTGATACATATTTATGTGATTTAACAAGTGAGCAAGATGTTGTAAAAGTTTTTAAAGAAATTGAAAATAAATATACAACTATTGACACATTAATTTACAATGCAGGATGAGCAAAATCATCTAAAATAACTGATTTTGAATACGCTGATTTTATTAAAAGTGTAAAAATAAATTTAGATGGATATTTCTTAACAGCTAGAGAAGCTTCAAAAATAATGATTAAAAGCAATGCTGATGGAAAAATCATTCAAATAAATTCAAAATCAGGTAGAGTTGGATCAAAACATAACTCAGGATATTCAGCTGCTAAATTCGGAGGAGTTGGATTAACTCAAAGTCTTGCTTTAGATTTAGCTGAACATAACATTAGAGTAAACTCTTTAATGTTAGGAAATTTATTAGATTCTGAAATGTTTGAAAGTTTAATTCCACAATATGCTAAAAAATTAAACATTAAAGAATCTGAAGTTAAACAATTATACATTGATAAAGTTCCATTAAAACGTGGTTGTTCATTTGAAGATGTATTAAATGTATTATTATTCTATATTTCTGATAAAGCAAGTTATTGCACAGGTCAATCAATAAATATCACAGGAGGACAAGTGATGTAATGATATCAGAAAATAATATCTACTTAAATCAAGAATTTAGTTCTAAAAAAGAGTGTTTAGATAAAATCAAAAAACTACTAAAAGAACAAAAAGTTGCTAAAGAATATATTGATTCTATTGATAAAAGAGAACAACTTTCTTCTTTTAATATAGGTTCAAAAATAGCTATAC
This genomic interval carries:
- a CDS encoding PTS transporter subunit EIIC, producing MDKKIQISNSEWSKKFKIRIQKTGSFMAGMIMPSIGILLAWGLWTAMFLYDFNNDKKLGWFNAPMLGRLVEPGIKWLLPILIAFNGGRLVYGLRGGMLATFIIVSTIVGTDYIYANYIFQNVNGKLEHPASPNQFIGAMIVGPLSALILKRVEKLYLDKVNSGLEMLVKNFGMALMAIILGLATFWGWGWIMWGITFTMITIIKLFGDNKWVAPLLGLFTEPVKVSFLNNALNHGVLGPIGINEIAQQQSQGIANPRSIFFLYDPNPGPGLGLLIAYIIFSKKEDRYNASASSLIHTIGGIHEVYFVFIIKKPKMVIATMLGVVSAQFVTSYLGGGTIATPSPGSLIALIALSPGTQAILVNLLAFVVGTLVAFGISVLLLLKDRKNLNSENVGQEIKITDEGIVFNNEQNINSVNSNIKKIVVACEAGMGSSAMAAGLIRKWINSNEYKIEVTNIAVKDLKDDYDIVITMQNFKDFAKQKAPSAHIYPVQQFIGKNIYDDLFKLIEQKGEK
- the srlD gene encoding sorbitol-6-phosphate dehydrogenase, which codes for MEKVAIVAGGAKSLGKYLATGLHSNGYKVVVLDIDNNNLDKLKAENPSIDTYLCDLTSEQDVVKVFKEIENKYTTIDTLIYNAGWAKSSKITDFEYADFIKSVKINLDGYFLTAREASKIMIKSNADGKIIQINSKSGRVGSKHNSGYSAAKFGGVGLTQSLALDLAEHNIRVNSLMLGNLLDSEMFESLIPQYAKKLNIKESEVKQLYIDKVPLKRGCSFEDVLNVLLFYISDKASYCTGQSINITGGQVM
- the tsf gene encoding translation elongation factor Ts, whose translation is MAVDAKLIKELREITQAGMMDCKKALEATNGVVDDAIVWLRENGLAKAAKKTDRVAAEGVAFAKENDNKAVILEINSETDFVAKNEKFTTLVNQIADSLLNSNAKTLEEGLAVVMNDGQTIEQSLVAATATIGEKIVLRRFSLVEKGSSKIAIYNHANKRVSTLLVFNGNIEQADAYNVAMHVAAMAPKYINMAQIPAEFKEAEFHIIKEQSKEDPKLAGKPENVLQNILNGKLSKRLAEVSLLDQAFVVDESFKVGDFLSKNKTELVEMIRYEVGEGIEKVVVDFAKEVAAQLN
- a CDS encoding M20 family metallopeptidase; the encoded protein is MKIDEKDLINNYFPEALQETKKLISIPSFLTEPKENAPYGKATKEVLEYTIDLANRLGFKTFKDPQNRYGFLDYGDGEKTFVILCHLDVVPPGNIDQWITNPFEPIEEDGKLIGRGSFDDKGPTMMNLYALKYLKDQNYKSDKYKIRMIFGLTEETTWESIRAYIADHGVGDAGYVPDGEFPVVYAEKWIVDLNIKTKVKTDIEIKGGSAFNVICDTVSYKGPKIEEISKWLTENEIPNSVVKKKLIVQGKAGHGSLPWVGVNAATWLAKAMYENDVHHPITDFLAKDVHLDFSLSNVFGDITDETGSLTQNLGLINIKSGTSTASFNFRVPVFTEPKQIFIPTLTDYLENLNIYTEVVTIEDSVYVPKESDLIKKIMKVYQEVTDDLESKPLAIGGGTYAKSMPNVVAFGAEFDIEESTMHAYNEYVLIDDLKKMLEIYTKAIVLLTE
- a CDS encoding BspA family leucine-rich repeat surface protein, encoding MGWKFTVLTDNNKRHYIISPQTMEKTVKEVPTELPWFINGLDEVFKGNENKEIKGIENWDTSDFEVLRFVVFQDAKKFDQDLSSWNTSKVKGLLHTFSNAESFNQDISNWDTSNATNMSGMFRGAKKFNQDLSKWDTSKVTQMIATFKDAENFNGNITTWDLSSVNEIDGMFENAKKFNQDISTREIEVDGKKYKAWDTSNIKSMNEVFLNATSFDQNISNWNVNKVNESYKVERDEEGKITSSESTFDDFATGSKLTKDKMPNFIKPE
- the rpsB gene encoding 30S ribosomal protein S2 — translated: MAKEITREELSAAGVQYGHQTKRWNPKMAPFIYGVKNKNHIIDLEKTVSQLAVAQKLLENLGSKQQKVLFVGTKRSGKNAVKEAALRSGNFYINNRWLGGTLTNLKTILIRIKALWEIEEEEKKGRLALRPKKEQIKILKEKAKLEKALGGIKQMHKLPAALVVVDPKGDEIAVHEARKLNIPVIAICDTNADPDMVTIAIPGNDDLQESVNIIVNTLVEAYAEGAQIKMTPSVLKTVAPKREPRVERQVKAEANAEVKVEAASTEKEAK